One Cynocephalus volans isolate mCynVol1 chromosome 5, mCynVol1.pri, whole genome shotgun sequence DNA window includes the following coding sequences:
- the PPP1R3G gene encoding protein phosphatase 1 regulatory subunit 3G, translated as MESPAAQLLSLEAPGPTPFGEPPPAEELSVPGVPCMESREDGGSTSEAPSSEVQLGDRPMSPEEEAALCEQAELLECRRRPRARSFSLPADPILQAAKLLQRRQQALGLGAECGERAEDARQSPGGCCTKCKKRVQFADALGLSLASVKHFSEAEEPQVPPAALSRLRSFPMRAEDLEQLGGLLAVAKVAAPLSAPPPRLRPLFQLPGPSAAAERLRRQRVCLERVQCSAPWGAEVTGSGRVLGCPGPRTVAVRYTFTEWRSFLDVPAELQPEPLESRPPEAPSGVSGPGPEDAEEEPGAECFHFSLCLPPGLQPKAWEDADALGVHIHFAICYRSAQGEYWDNNAGANYTLRYTRPADTL; from the coding sequence ATGGAGTCCCCCGCGGCACAGCTGCTAAGTTTGGAGGCACCGGGACCCACGCCCTTCGGAGAGCCCCCGCCCGCAGAGGAGCTGTCAGTCCCGGGGGTCCCCTGCATGGAGAGTCGCGAGGACGGCGGCAGCACATCTGAGGCCCCGAGCTCAGAAGTTCAGCTCGGGGACAGGCCCATGTCCCCGGAGGAGGAGGCCGCCCTCTGCGAGCAGGCGGAGCTGCTGGAatgccgccgccgcccccgcgcGCGCTCCTTCTCCCTGCCCGCCGACCCCATCCTGCAGGCGGCCAAGCTCCTGCAGCGGCGGCAGCAGGCCCTGGGGCTGGGCGCGGAGTGCGGCGAGCGGGCCGAGGACGCGCGGCAGAGCCCCGGCGGCTGCTGCACCAAGTGCAAGAAGCGGGTGCAGTTCGCGGACGCGCTGGGGCTGAGCCTGGCCAGCGTGAAGCACTTCAGCGAGGCCGAGGAGCCGCAGGTGCCTCCCGCCGCGCTCTCGCGCCTCCGCAGCTTCCCCATGCGCGCCGAGGACCTGGAGCAGCTCGGGGGGCTGCTGGCCGTGGCGAAGGTAGCCGCGCCTCTCTCCGCGCCGCCTCCCCGGCTCCGGCCGCTCTTCCAGCTCCCGGGGCCGAGCGCCGCGGCTGAGCGCCTGCGGCGGCAGCGCGTGTGCCTGGAGCGCGTGCAGTGCTCGGCGCCCTGGGGCGCGGAGGTGACGGGCTCCGGCCGGGTGCTCGGATGTCCCGGGCCTAGGACCGTGGCGGTGCGCTACACCTTCACCGAGTGGCGCTCCTTCCTGGACGTGCCGGCCGAGCTGCAGCCCGAGCCGCTGGAGTCACGGCCGCCAGAGGCGCCGTCGGGGGTGTCTGGACCGGGACCAGAGGACGCTGAGGAGGAGCCGGGCGCGGAGTGCTTCCACTTCTCGCTGTGCCTGCCCCCGGGCCTGCAGCCCAAAGCCTGGGAGGACGCGGACGCCCTGGGCGTCCACATCCACTTCGCCATCTGCTACCGCAGCGCGCAGGGCGAGTACTGGGACAACAACGCCGGGGCCAACTACACGCTGCGCTACACGCGCCCCGCGGACACGCTCTGA